Below is a window of Fibrobacter sp. UWB11 DNA.
ACGAAAGCTCGCCAATCCTTATCCACATTGGTTTTGGTATTGACGCGAGCGATAAATGCTTCGATAAGTTCTTTCTTGCTGCGAAGTTCAATGGATCCGTTGACGGCCTTGTTGATTTCGCCAAGAATTGTTTTGTCTTTGCAGTTGCCCTTATGGTACTTTGCGACGAGTTCCAAGATGTAATCAATGGTGATGTCCACCTGTTTGATAAGCTCAATTTCGAATTCAACATCGTCCTTGATGCTTTCTTTCTCGCCCTTTTCCTTGGTGTACTTTTCGTAGAGCCGTAAGTATTCGCCTTGATAATCTTGCAAGGCTCTTGCTGAGAATTCGTCGTCCTTGAATTCGTCAAAGCAGCTAAGAATGTTCCTGAGGCGGAGCAATGCTCCGTACAACTGGATAAATTCCTTTTCCTTCTTTTCGCCGAGGATTTCTCCGCTTTTGAGGAGTTCTAGCGGGAATTTGCTTTCAAGTTCGGCGACGATTTCGAGGTAGCCCTTTACGTGCTTGCCCTTTTCGGTATAGCCTTCGTAATAGTCCTTGAATGTTTTCAAGAGGACTACGCCGCCGGCGTCTTTATCGCCGAATAGAGCGATTGCATCGTCTGTCTCTTTTTGCAGGGAACGGAAGCAAATGATGTTTCCGAATGTCTTGACGGAATTGAGAATACGATTTGTACGAGAATAGGCTTGCAAAAGACCGTGTTGACGAAGATTCTTATCAACCCACAGCGTGTTAAGCGTAGTTGCGTCAAAGCCAGTAAGGAACATGTTTACGACGATAAGCAAGTCGACTTGCCTCGTCTTCATCTTTTCCGACAAATCCTTGTAGTAGTTGTCGAATTTGTCGCCACCCTTTCTCGCATCATCTTTCTTTGCGACAACCTTAGCGTTCTTGTTCTTTCCACTAAAATTGGTCTTGAAAGTCTTGTCGTAATCGAAGATTGCGGATTCCAGAAAGTCGCGGGAACTCTGGTCCAGCTCCATTGTGTCAAAGTCTTCTTCTGCTAAAAGACCTGAGTCTTCTTCGTTTGGTGCATAGCTGAAGATGGTTGCTATGGTAAGCCCAGCGCCGGGTTCGCCTGCTTTGCGCTCTGCGATTTGCTTCTTGAACTCATTATAATAGAGTTTTGCAGCAGGAATCGAAGCCGTCGCAAAGATGGAATTAAAACCGTTTTGACGTTTGCCTTCCAATGCGTAAGTTTCATTACGTTTGGTCTTCTGGTCAAAATGATCCAGTACATACTTGACAACTTCACTAATACGCTTTTCATCAAGCAGAGTTTTTTCGGTTTCAATAGCAGAAACTTGCTTGTCGGCGCGCCCCTTCTTAGCCTTGATTGTATTGATGTAATCGATGCGGAAGGGCAAAACGTTGCCATCGTTGATGGCGTTAACGATTGTATAGTGGTGGAGCTTGTCACCGAAGGCTTGCTGTGTCGTTCTTAAAAGCGGAGATTTCCCACTTCCAGAATTTTGCGGGAAAATAGGTGTGCCAGTAAAACCAAAAATGTGGTAATTCTTGAATGTCTTTGTAATGCGTTGGTGCAGTTCGCCAAAATGGCTTCTATGGCATTCATCAAAAATCAGGACGACATGTTTGTTATAGATTTCATGTGCCTTGTTTTGCTTAATAAAGCATCCAAGTTTTTGAATCGTTGTAACGATAATCTTGTATTCCTGGAAGCCGCCTTTTTCGTTCCTGTTTTCAAGTTGCCGCGTAAGCACTGCAGTAGACTTGTTTCCGTTTGCAGCGCCCTTCTGGAATTTGTCGTATTCGCGCATTGTCTGGTAGTCCAGATCTTGCCTGTCAACGACGAAAAGGACCTTGTCAATGAATGGTAAGTCCTTGGCGAGAAGGGCAGTCTTGAAACTGGTGAGCGTTTTGCCGGAACCAGTTGTATGCCAAATGTAACCGCCTGCATCAACCGAGCCCATCTTCTTATATGTATTTGCAACTTGGAGTCGTTCTAGAATGCGTTCGGCTGCGGTAATTTGATAGGGGCGCATCACCATGAGCATTCTTTTTTCGGTAAAGATGCAGTACTTGGTGAGAACGTTTAAAAGAGTGTGCTTTGCGAAGAATGTCGCCGTGAAGTCAACAAGGTCGCGGATATTTTTGTTGTTTCCGTCAGACCAGTAGCTGGTGAACTCGAAACTATTACTCGTTTTCACTTCGCCTTTTCTGCCGGCAATTTCTTTCAAGTGCCCGTCGCGGGTTGTGTTTGAGTAATATTTGGTTTCGGTTCCGTTGGAAATAACAAATATTTGGATGTACTGGAAAAGCCCAGTTCCTGCCCAGAAACTGTCTCTCTGATAACGGTTAATCTGATTGAACGCTTCCTTGATGGAAATTCCGCGCCTTTTGAGTTCTATGTGAACTAGTGGGAACCCGTTCACAAGAATTGTTACGTCGTAGCGGTTATCGTGCTTTGCGCCTTGCTCTTCACCAATGACGTATTGGTTAATGACTTGAAGACTGTTGTTGTGAACATTCTTTTTGTCGATAAGGGTGATGTTTTTAGAACGACCGTGGTCATCCTTGAATGTCTTTACATGGTCTTCTTGAATGGTGGCGGTCTTTTCTACGCTTCCTTGGTTGCCGTTGGCGAGTTCTTGGTTATAGAATCGCTTCCATTCTTCGTCACTAAACTTGTAGTGGTTCAGGATTTCAATTTTAGTACGAAGGTTTGCGATTAAATCAGCGTCGGATTTGATTTTTAAATACTCGTAGCCCTGTGCTTGCAACTGCTTGATGAATTCACGTTCAAGATCGGCCTCGCTCTGATAGGCATTAGACTTTGAACGAATCGGTCGGTATTCGGCAACGACTGTGGATTCACTGGTTTGGGCTATTGTGTTATACATGCTTATTTTTTTTCAATTCTTGTAGGACATAAGTATCAAACCATGCAGGGACTTCGTCACAAGATTGTTCAATCTTGATTTGTCCATTACGACATTCAGCAAAATTCAAATAGGCTCGATTAGGAGCCGATTCGGAGTTGTCAAAGAAATAGACCCTATCAGCAACTTTCAGTGCGGGATAAAGGTTTTGCAATGATTTTTTATACCTATCTTTGACCTTGCTCTTAGGAACCCGGTGTCCACCTTGCTTAACCCGGCTTTTTACACGTTCCCAATTAATTTTGGAACTTTTGGTAGAAACAAAATACAGGTAAACCTTGAAACCCTTGTTCTTGGCAATTTGCATCAATTCAATTTTAGACTGGTGGGAAAAGACGGTTTCATAAAAAAATGTCCCATCTGTACCCAACATTTTCATTGTTAAGTAATCAACAAGATATGCGGCAACAGTATTGATTGTTTTATAGCTTTTGCGGCCCTTCCAAATAAAAGTGCTGTTAGTGAATGCAATTTTTTCTTGTAAATAATTTAAACTGATGTTGTTGTTTGGACGGGTATTAGCCTTTGCGGATTGCAAAAATTCTGCGATGCTACACGAAATAGGCCAAGTATTGATATTAAAACCTTTATTGCCAAGATCTTTGGCGATTTTATCTGCATTGACATCGAGTCTCTCGGAAAAAAACTTGTTTTTCACCAAATAATCGTATAAACTCGATTTGCCTGAACCATTTGGCCCTGCAAAAACTCTAAAACGTTTTGTGCTCATATAATAGAAAAGACCTTTTTTTCTGGTTTGACCGAACGTTTGACTTTTCCAATGCGTTTTTTTGTTTTATCTGGGAACATCATGTAAATATCGTTCCCTACAGTAAAACAAACTGGGCTTCCACTTGAAAGGGCTTTTTTATAGGCTATAAAACCAGCCCTAGAATACATCGGCTGGCGTTCCACTATTGTAGATGATTCTTTTATTATTTTTTTCGTTGTAGAAACCATGGTGTACCTTTTTTGTATCAGGGTTGAATTCCGTCAATCTGTCTGTAAAAAATATATTATTCTTTGAGAGATAAACTCTTTTTTTCTTCGATGCTACCCAATTTAGTGCTATTTATCCATTTTTGGGGATGTTAGCAACATATCTCTATAGAATTCATATTGCTTCTTTCTGGCCTCGATTTCGGCGGGTATTCCCTGTGAAATATCGTTGACAAGCGTGTCAAATCGGTCGAGAATGGCAACGATGCGCTCCTGTTCGGCAAGTGAGGGAATAGGAACAATGATATTTGCTAGCGAGTCTGGGGTGACTTCGATAACCTTGGTTCCATGAGCAAGTTTTCTTTTCTGTTCAAAGGACATTGATGTGTGGAAATAATAGGACAGATATTTCGCATTTTGATTGTGGTGTATTATTGCGGAATGTCCGCTGATGGCGATTTTCTCATTACCAACCCATGCAACGCATTTGCAAACATCTTCAACATTCTCGCTAGTAACGGCCATCACGATATCATTTGGTTCTGCATATTTTTGTTTTGCGGCAGCAGTTTCACTAATGAAGGTGAATGTTTTGTCTGCATACAAACCGTACTTGGTATAAATTTGTCCATAATGAATGCAGGGGACACCGGATTCGGAGAAATCTTTTTTCTGGAAGTTTCCTCCGCGAATAATAGTTGCTATGTCGCCTAGTTTCAGAGTCACGCAGCCAAAGACATACTGGAATAGCTTGACTTCGTCTTCGAAACGGACGCTTGGTAAACTATTGTTTACCTGGGGGGGGTAAATGCTAGCAATCGATCACGATAATATTCATATTGCTTCTTTCTTGCTTCAATTTCCGCAGGAAGGCCGATTTTTAGATCGTTACATACAGCATCAAAGTTGTCGAGAACATTGACAATTCTCTTTTGAACATCAATAGACGGAATGGGAAGTTTATACTCTGCAATGGTTGCGCCAGTTAAAGATGCTCTTGTGGTAAATCCACAATTCTTTGTAACATAGGTTCTAAAGGAAAATGTGTCAAAACAATATGCGCAATATTCGGGTAATAATTTATCTGTTTTCGGCGTTGCTCTAATAGAAAAACCGTTGAAAACACAGTCGCCAATATCATCAAGCATGACGGATGCGTGTCCTACATCTTCCGCTGTTTCTGATGTTCGTGTGAAAAGAACGTCGCCTCTACCAACATGAAGTTTTTGCTTTTCTTCATCAGTGCATTCGACAAGAGATTTTATATCTGACTTGTGCAGAAATCTGTGGTTGAACACGTCACTAAAGCTTATAAAGTGAGTTCCTCGCCCAAAAATTCCTTTCCTTTGGAAAGTCCATTTTTAAACTCAAATAAATCTCCAAGAGGTATAGAATCAACATCAGTCTTGAATGTCAGCATCATGTCGCGGTAAAATTCATACTGTTTCTTGCGAGCTGTTAGCTCCGCTGTTAGCTCCGTAAACTTATCTAGTATATGTACTATTTCTTCTTGGATTTCTAAAGGAGGAACAGGAATGATTAGTTTTTCAACAACGCATGAATCTAGTGTAGGAATTCCTGCTTTTCGAACGCGAGACTTTAGAAAACCTTCTTGGCAAAGAATTGCGTAGTACAGATAGCGACTATTGTTTTCTGAAGATTCAAGAGTAAAACATCCATCTGAAGACCAGAACGCTTTATCGCAAAAGCCAACTGTTCCTGCTGATGCGCCGACATTTATAATCATTACGGAATTTGCAGGACGATTCGCTTCAGAATAAAAACCTAATGGCTCTAATCCTCCGTGAAATACAGGAAATGGGGCGTTTAAAGACAATTGGTTTTTTGTTAATCTGCGCCCACGCAAAACCTTTGTAAAGGAAATCAAAGGCTTATACTCAACCCCGTTCGGGCAAAACTTCTTAATCATCTCATCAATTTTGCTCATTTTGCACCTGCCTTACTTTCCCCATGTTTGCTGATGATTTTGTTTTTTACATCAGTCACCAAAACCCCTTTATAAGTAAAGTAGGCTGGCCCTTGGCAGGTTTTCCATTCTTTTCCGGTTCGATTTGACATCAATTGCTTTGCAAGTTTACTTAATGAGATTTCTTTACCCTTATATTCAACATTAGAATTTGATAGAGTTTTCACCTGAACGGATTCATCGTATTTAAATTTTAGAATACTTCCGACTGGAATCCCTATTTTTTGAAAATCGAATCGCTTTTTATTTTCGGGCGTCCCTTTTTTGCTTTCAACGGCAATGCTATTGCATTTTTTTGAACTAATCTTGCCTTTAATATCTTTTAAAACAATTCCATTATAAGTGAAATAAGCTGGCCCTTGGTAACCCTTCCATTTTTTCCCAGTTCGCTCTACCATCAATTTTTCAGCAAGCCTGCTTAGTGATAGACTCTCGCCTTTATATTCAACATTAGAGTCGGATAAAATTTTTGCCTGAATAGAGCTGTCGTACTTGAACTTTATGAATGTTCCGACCGGAATACCATATTTTTTAAAATTAAAACGCTTGGTCGAATTAATTGCACCATTATGTTCTTCATTTTCTGAGTCTATGTCTTCCAGTATTTCATCAGTTGTCCAACTTTCATTTTTCCATAATTTTTTTGTTGTATTAGTAATTTCTGCGATTTTTTTGAAGATATTCCATGCCTGTTCGGGAGACATCTCATAAAACTCTCTTTTCCGCAAATGACCATTTATCTTATCTGATACATGGAGTTTATCGGTGCATGTGTCAATGAGATCATGAAGCATCTTGTCCGAATTGTTTGTGTCTGTTTGGTACGTTCCATATATGCGAAAAGCTTTAGGAGTCCATGTTGAAGCGTTCGCTGTAGCTAGTCTTTTTTGAGGATCTTCAGCTTCGCCTATTTTTACATATTTGGGGAAAGATGGATTTGTGAAAATGTATATGTATTTTTTTGCCATTTTCTATTTCTC
It encodes the following:
- a CDS encoding restriction endonuclease subunit S; translated protein: MTLKLGDIATIIRGGNFQKKDFSESGVPCIHYGQIYTKYGLYADKTFTFISETAAAKQKYAEPNDIVMAVTSENVEDVCKCVAWVGNEKIAISGHSAIIHHNQNAKYLSYYFHTSMSFEQKRKLAHGTKVIEVTPDSLANIIVPIPSLAEQERIVAILDRFDTLVNDISQGIPAEIEARKKQYEFYRDMLLTSPKMDK
- a CDS encoding zeta toxin family protein; the protein is MSTKRFRVFAGPNGSGKSSLYDYLVKNKFFSERLDVNADKIAKDLGNKGFNINTWPISCSIAEFLQSAKANTRPNNNISLNYLQEKIAFTNSTFIWKGRKSYKTINTVAAYLVDYLTMKMLGTDGTFFYETVFSHQSKIELMQIAKNKGFKVYLYFVSTKSSKINWERVKSRVKQGGHRVPKSKVKDRYKKSLQNLYPALKVADRVYFFDNSESAPNRAYLNFAECRNGQIKIEQSCDEVPAWFDTYVLQELKKNKHV
- a CDS encoding type I restriction endonuclease subunit R, producing MYNTIAQTSESTVVAEYRPIRSKSNAYQSEADLEREFIKQLQAQGYEYLKIKSDADLIANLRTKIEILNHYKFSDEEWKRFYNQELANGNQGSVEKTATIQEDHVKTFKDDHGRSKNITLIDKKNVHNNSLQVINQYVIGEEQGAKHDNRYDVTILVNGFPLVHIELKRRGISIKEAFNQINRYQRDSFWAGTGLFQYIQIFVISNGTETKYYSNTTRDGHLKEIAGRKGEVKTSNSFEFTSYWSDGNNKNIRDLVDFTATFFAKHTLLNVLTKYCIFTEKRMLMVMRPYQITAAERILERLQVANTYKKMGSVDAGGYIWHTTGSGKTLTSFKTALLAKDLPFIDKVLFVVDRQDLDYQTMREYDKFQKGAANGNKSTAVLTRQLENRNEKGGFQEYKIIVTTIQKLGCFIKQNKAHEIYNKHVVLIFDECHRSHFGELHQRITKTFKNYHIFGFTGTPIFPQNSGSGKSPLLRTTQQAFGDKLHHYTIVNAINDGNVLPFRIDYINTIKAKKGRADKQVSAIETEKTLLDEKRISEVVKYVLDHFDQKTKRNETYALEGKRQNGFNSIFATASIPAAKLYYNEFKKQIAERKAGEPGAGLTIATIFSYAPNEEDSGLLAEEDFDTMELDQSSRDFLESAIFDYDKTFKTNFSGKNKNAKVVAKKDDARKGGDKFDNYYKDLSEKMKTRQVDLLIVVNMFLTGFDATTLNTLWVDKNLRQHGLLQAYSRTNRILNSVKTFGNIICFRSLQKETDDAIALFGDKDAGGVVLLKTFKDYYEGYTEKGKHVKGYLEIVAELESKFPLELLKSGEILGEKKEKEFIQLYGALLRLRNILSCFDEFKDDEFSARALQDYQGEYLRLYEKYTKEKGEKESIKDDVEFEIELIKQVDITIDYILELVAKYHKGNCKDKTILGEINKAVNGSIELRSKKELIEAFIARVNTKTNVDKDWRAFVREQRDADLDKLIQENKLNDEKTRQFLADAFHDGTMSDIGTGLPALMPKKSLFAKKTETAENLSELKNRIFALLKGFFDKYFGICGFDDDAETPKSENIIDLSDSNMILHEAEEVDDLSMYKNVAENRNKYSSHK
- a CDS encoding GIY-YIG nuclease family protein — encoded protein: MAKKYIYIFTNPSFPKYVKIGEAEDPQKRLATANASTWTPKAFRIYGTYQTDTNNSDKMLHDLIDTCTDKLHVSDKINGHLRKREFYEMSPEQAWNIFKKIAEITNTTKKLWKNESWTTDEILEDIDSENEEHNGAINSTKRFNFKKYGIPVGTFIKFKYDSSIQAKILSDSNVEYKGESLSLSRLAEKLMVERTGKKWKGYQGPAYFTYNGIVLKDIKGKISSKKCNSIAVESKKGTPENKKRFDFQKIGIPVGSILKFKYDESVQVKTLSNSNVEYKGKEISLSKLAKQLMSNRTGKEWKTCQGPAYFTYKGVLVTDVKNKIISKHGESKAGAK
- a CDS encoding restriction endonuclease subunit S; the encoded protein is MFNHRFLHKSDIKSLVECTDEEKQKLHVGRGDVLFTRTSETAEDVGHASVMLDDIGDCVFNGFSIRATPKTDKLLPEYCAYCFDTFSFRTYVTKNCGFTTRASLTGATIAEYKLPIPSIDVQKRIVNVLDNFDAVCNDLKIGLPAEIEARKKQYEYYRDRLLAFTPPR
- a CDS encoding restriction endonuclease subunit S; its protein translation is MSKIDEMIKKFCPNGVEYKPLISFTKVLRGRRLTKNQLSLNAPFPVFHGGLEPLGFYSEANRPANSVMIINVGASAGTVGFCDKAFWSSDGCFTLESSENNSRYLYYAILCQEGFLKSRVRKAGIPTLDSCVVEKLIIPVPPLEIQEEIVHILDKFTELTAELTARKKQYEFYRDMMLTFKTDVDSIPLGDLFEFKNGLSKGKEFLGEELTL